Part of the Candidatus Bathyarchaeota archaeon genome, AGCGTAATACAGTTGTTAATGATTCCAGGAGTTCAACATGAGGATGCGGTGCTTCTTTTGAAGAGTGGAGTAAATTCTAAGCAAGAGCTGGCTCTTCAGGATACTTTTAGTTTAGGCGCCAGAATATCGAAGGTTGCTGAACTCTACATAGAAGAAGGAAAAATCAAAGAAACCGAAAAACCATCTTTGGAAAAAGTCGCTTCGTGGATTAAATGGGCAAAAACACAATAGTTTGCTATGCTAAACCTTTCTCGCCTCTATGACCATTTGATTTACTACTTTCTTTGATTTGTTATAATCTCCATAAAGGTTTTTAATTTTAAACCCTGTTTTTTCGAGAAGAAGAACAATCTCTCGTTTGCTTATCATTGCTATAGTAGAAGCATCGTAGATGCGTTTGGTCATTTCCCCGTTTTTGTAGATTTCAAAAAGCAGCAGGACTTCGAGGAGTTGCTCTTGCCAGTTTGGCTGGTAGGAGATGAAACGCATTATTGTAATGTCGCCATGTTCTACTTTGCCGATGAATCGTAGATTGTTGTTGTAGGTTGCTGAAGGTAAGATTAGGTTAAAGGCTAAGAGACCAGTTCTCGACAGGTGTTTGTTTATTGTTTTTAAGCAAGAAATTTGGTCTACTTGTTCGGCGCAGTGTTGGATGGTTGACGAAGGAATGTATACTAGAGGGAATTTTCTGTCTAAGTT contains:
- a CDS encoding class I SAM-dependent methyltransferase encodes the protein MTYKDSAPFYDLFASENDVPYYKELGLQHGSALEIGIGTARVALELAKAGVEVWGIDNSPHMLNEAKKKLEKETESVQKRVELFEADMNNFNLDRKFPLVYIPSSTIQHCAEQVDQISCLKTINKHLSRTGLLAFNLILPSATYNNNLRFIGKVEHGDITIMRFISYQPNWQEQLLEVLLLFEIYKNGEMTKRIYDASTIAMISKREIVLLLEKTGFKIKNLYGDYNKSKKVVNQMVIEARKV